The Actinomycetes bacterium genome segment TCGGTGACCTCGAGGGTCGCCTCGGCGACCGACTCGGAAACCGGCTCGGCGCTAGCCTCGGCAATCGGCTCTGCTGCCGGCTCGGAGCCGACCAGCAGGTCGCGCTCCCAGTCCGCCAGCGGCTCGTCGGTGCCGAGGTCGGCCCCGGCCGGCTTGGCGTCGCCCGTCGCGGCGCCGGCCCGGGCCATCAGGCCCTCCGCCACGCCGTCCGCAACCACGCGGGTGAGCAGGCCGACGGCGCGGATCGCGTCGTCGTTGCCCGGGATCGGGTAGTCGACCTCGTCCGGGTCGCAGTTCGTGTCGAGGATCGCCACCACCGGGATGCCGAGCTTTCGGGCCTCGGCGATCGCGATGTGCTCCTTCTTGGTGTCGACGATCCACACCGCGCTCGGCACCCGCTGCATGTCGCGGATACCGCCGAGGGTCTTCTCCAGCTTGTCCTTCTCGCGCTTGAGGACGAGCAGCTCCTTCTTGGTGATGCCGGAGCCGGAGACGTCGTCGAAGTCGATGACCTCGAGCTCCTTGAGCCGCTGCAGCCGCTTGTGCACGGTGGAGAAGTTGGTGAGCATGCCGCCCAGCCAGCGCTGGTTCACGTAGGGCATGCCGACCCGGGTGGCCTGGTCGGCGATGGCCTCCTGGGCCTGCTTCTTAGTGCCGATGAACATGACCGACCCGCCGTGCGCGACCGTCTCCTTGATGAAGTCGTACGCGCGGTCGATGTAGGACAGCGACTGCTGCAGGTCGATGATGTAGATGCCGTTGCGCTCGGTGAAGATGAACCGCTTCATCTTCGGGTTCCACCGGCGGGTCTGGTGCCCGAAGTGGACGCCGCTCTCGAGCAGCTGCTTCATGGTGACGACGGCCATGGCCGTGGCACTCCTCACGCGCCCGGACGGGCGCAGGCTCGGTTCCAGCATCCGGGCGGGTGCCCGGGTGCCCCTGACGCCCTGCTCGCGGCCGGTTCCCCCGCGGGCGAGGGACCGAGCGGCCGCCCGCGGCCGTGCTGGCCCGCGGGAGGGCGTGCGAATTTGGCCGACATGGCTGCCGGTCGGGGAGCAGTCTACGCGACGCAGGGCGGGAGCGAACCGCGAAGGCCGCCGTCCCCAGCCCGGCGCCGTGCACAGCCGACGAGCGCGGCCCACCCCTCGCCTCGGCGCTGCGCCACCGTGGTCGGCACGACGCAGCACACGGACCGGGCGGTCCACCGGTGTCTCGCGGTGGGCTGGCGGGGCTGGGCGGTCGGCACGGCCCTGCTGGCCGCGGTGGCCGGCTGGGGCGGCGGGTCCGCCGCGGCCGACACCTGGGTCCCACCGGTGCCGGTCGCCGTGGTCGGCCGCTTCGACCCGCCGGACCAGCCCTGGCTGGCGGCACCGAGGTGTCGACCTGCTGGCGGTCGCGGGGGCCGTGGTCGGGGCCGCCGGTGCGGGGCAGGTGGGCTTCGCCGGGCCCCTGGCCGGGCGGGGCGTGGTCGTCGTGGTGCACGGGGCGCTGCCCACCACCTACGAGCCGGTCACCGCGACCGTCTCGGTGGGCGACCAGGTGGCAGCCGGGGAGCCGATCGGCGTCCTGGAGCCAGCGGTCGTGCACTGCGATGGGCGCGCCTGCCTGCACTGGGGCCTGTTGCGGGGGACGACGTACCTGGACCCGCTCACCCTGCTCGGGCCGACGCGGGTGCGGCTGCTGCCGTTCTCGACCGCGGGCTCAGGCGCGGCCACGCCCGGCGGCGGCGCACCCCCGGTGGCCCGCGGCGGACCAGACCTGGTGGCTCCGGGCGGCGACCCGTCCGGCGACCCGTCCGGCGGCCCGTCCGGCGGCCCGACCGCTGACGACGCGTGCCACAGTCCCGCTGCTGGCGGGCGTGGGCGTCGTGCTGGCCGGGAGTGCAGTGGGTCTGGCGCGGCGCCGGCGGGCCC includes the following:
- the rpsB gene encoding 30S ribosomal protein S2, which codes for MAVVTMKQLLESGVHFGHQTRRWNPKMKRFIFTERNGIYIIDLQQSLSYIDRAYDFIKETVAHGGSVMFIGTKKQAQEAIADQATRVGMPYVNQRWLGGMLTNFSTVHKRLQRLKELEVIDFDDVSGSGITKKELLVLKREKDKLEKTLGGIRDMQRVPSAVWIVDTKKEHIAIAEARKLGIPVVAILDTNCDPDEVDYPIPGNDDAIRAVGLLTRVVADGVAEGLMARAGAATGDAKPAGADLGTDEPLADWERDLLVGSEPAAEPIAEASAEPVSESVAEATLEVTEVTEVTEGDRTQA
- a CDS encoding peptidase, giving the protein MVGAAGAGQVGFAGPLAGRGVVVVVHGALPTTYEPVTATVSVGDQVAAGEPIGVLEPAVVHCDGRACLHWGLLRGTTYLDPLTLLGPTRVRLLPFSTAGSGAATPGGGAPPVARGGPDLVAPGGDPSGDPSGGPSGGPTADDACHSPAAGGRGRRAGRECSGSGAAPAGP